In the Populus trichocarpa isolate Nisqually-1 chromosome 1, P.trichocarpa_v4.1, whole genome shotgun sequence genome, one interval contains:
- the LOC7490724 gene encoding uncharacterized protein LOC7490724 isoform X2, giving the protein MQNDVSDRDSTTRAGAGGLALTEVDLEKQDNSKALPQEGGNEILSGNSGFPPVIAIAFSNGESTAHVAASKEELPGVDSPRKGSLSRTSSLHEQCRVCQQEKEEVLIDLGCKCKGGLAKAHRTCIDTWFSRRGSNKCEICQAVAVNVSPPESQPSQTNYWVWRIDPNLRPRDHNRGCFSPLWVAFSILTGGLLLDVLISITLGVSALPVNIIIGVIVVLGLGTALRLALDFCIKWSFRRPVQRADANVNHGYHPAL; this is encoded by the exons ATGCAGAATGACGTGTCTGATAGAGACAGCACCACCAGAGCTGGTGCTGGTGGTTTAGCCCTTACTGAGGTTGACCTGGAGAAGCAGGATAACAGTAAGGCTTTGCCGCAAGAAGGCGGTAATGAGATCTTGTCAGGGAATTCTGGTTTTCCACCAGTGATTGCCATTGCGTTTTCTAATGGTGAGTCTACTGCTCATGTGGCTGCCAGCAAGGAAGAGTTGCCTGGTGTAGATTCTCCCAGAAAAGGGTCCTTGTCAAGGACTTCAAGTCTGCACGAACAATGCAG AGTTTGCCAGCAGGAGAAGGAAGAAGTTCTCATAGATCTTGGATGCAAATGTAAAGGTGGTCTTGCAAAAGCCCACCGCACATGTATAGATACCTGGTTTAGCAGAAGAGGATCCAACAAATGTGAGATATGCCA GGCTGTAGCTGTAAATGTTTCACCTCCAGAATCCCAGCCAAGT CAGACAAACTACTGGGTATGGAGAATCGACCCTAACTTAAGACCACGAGATCACAATAGG GGTTGTTTTAGTCCACTTTGGGTGGCATTCTCAATTCTTACTGGTGGCCTCTTGTTGGATGTGCTGATATCCATCACCCTTGGTGTCTCTGCCTTACCTGTTAACATAATAATCG GGGTCATTGTTGTGCTCGGACTTGGAACCGCGCTTCGGCTAGCCCTGGACTTCTGCATTAAGTGGAGTTTTAGGAGACCAGTGCAGAGGGCAGATGCCAATGTGAATCACGGGTATCATCCAGCTTTGTAG
- the LOC7490724 gene encoding uncharacterized protein LOC7490724 isoform X3, whose amino-acid sequence MQNDVSDRDSTTRAGAGGLALTEVDLEKQDNSKALPQEGGNEILSGNSGFPPVIAIAFSNGESTAHVAASKEELPGVDSPRKGSLSRTSSLHEQCRVCQQEKEEVLIDLGCKCKGGLAKAHRTCIDTWFSRRGSNKCEICQAVAVNVSPPESQPSTNYWVWRIDPNLRPRDHNRGCFSPLWVAFSILTGGLLLDVLISITLGVSALPVNIIIGVIVVLGLGTALRLALDFCIKWSFRRPVQRADANVNHGYHPAL is encoded by the exons ATGCAGAATGACGTGTCTGATAGAGACAGCACCACCAGAGCTGGTGCTGGTGGTTTAGCCCTTACTGAGGTTGACCTGGAGAAGCAGGATAACAGTAAGGCTTTGCCGCAAGAAGGCGGTAATGAGATCTTGTCAGGGAATTCTGGTTTTCCACCAGTGATTGCCATTGCGTTTTCTAATGGTGAGTCTACTGCTCATGTGGCTGCCAGCAAGGAAGAGTTGCCTGGTGTAGATTCTCCCAGAAAAGGGTCCTTGTCAAGGACTTCAAGTCTGCACGAACAATGCAG AGTTTGCCAGCAGGAGAAGGAAGAAGTTCTCATAGATCTTGGATGCAAATGTAAAGGTGGTCTTGCAAAAGCCCACCGCACATGTATAGATACCTGGTTTAGCAGAAGAGGATCCAACAAATGTGAGATATGCCA GGCTGTAGCTGTAAATGTTTCACCTCCAGAATCCCAGCCAAGT ACAAACTACTGGGTATGGAGAATCGACCCTAACTTAAGACCACGAGATCACAATAGG GGTTGTTTTAGTCCACTTTGGGTGGCATTCTCAATTCTTACTGGTGGCCTCTTGTTGGATGTGCTGATATCCATCACCCTTGGTGTCTCTGCCTTACCTGTTAACATAATAATCG GGGTCATTGTTGTGCTCGGACTTGGAACCGCGCTTCGGCTAGCCCTGGACTTCTGCATTAAGTGGAGTTTTAGGAGACCAGTGCAGAGGGCAGATGCCAATGTGAATCACGGGTATCATCCAGCTTTGTAG
- the LOC7490725 gene encoding uncharacterized protein LOC7490725, with amino-acid sequence MASDGNKNKPLDREVRDMVNTMTHRIVDQFHKPSASLHNQESVADEDGHGIRIVTLAGTNTGATMRSELDDQKSNKLPDGVSFGDPDASGTYVNSNFQAVNNSIMFGSNYSTNDPGVHMDISDTYEHRGLRPDKHGKKGKKKDEEAFESDQHSEHSEHSD; translated from the coding sequence ATGGCTTCTGACGGAAACAAGAACAAACCTCTCGATCGTGAAGTTAGAGACATGGTGAATACCATGACACACCGCATTGTTGATCAATTTCACAAGCCAAGTGCAAGTCTCCACAACCAGGAAAGCGTGGCTGATGAGGATGGTCATGGCATTAGAATCGTTACTCTTGCTGGAACCAACACAGGAGCTACAATGCGAAGCGAGTTGGATGATCAGAAATCCAACAAGTTGCCTGATGGGGTGTCATTTGGCGATCCTGATGCATCAGGGACTTACGTTAATAGCAATTTCCAAGCTGTTAACAATTCTATCATGTTTGGTAGCAACTACAGCACTAATGATCCTGGTGTTCATATGGACATTTCGGATACTTATGAACACCGTGGACTTCGGCCTGATAAGCATGgaaagaagggaaagaagaaaGACGAGGAAGCTTTCGAAAGTGACCAACATTCTGAACATTCAGAACATTCAGATTGA
- the LOC7490724 gene encoding uncharacterized protein LOC7490724 isoform X1, which produces MQNDVSDRDSTTRAGAGGLALTEVDLEKQDNSKALPQEGGNEILSGNSGFPPVIAIAFSNGESTAHVAASKEELPGVDSPRKGSLSRTSSLHEQCRVCQQEKEEVLIDLGCKCKGGLAKAHRTCIDTWFSRRGSNKCEICQAVAVNVSPPESQPSCLMLIFCFCDFMKQTNYWVWRIDPNLRPRDHNRGCFSPLWVAFSILTGGLLLDVLISITLGVSALPVNIIIGVIVVLGLGTALRLALDFCIKWSFRRPVQRADANVNHGYHPAL; this is translated from the exons ATGCAGAATGACGTGTCTGATAGAGACAGCACCACCAGAGCTGGTGCTGGTGGTTTAGCCCTTACTGAGGTTGACCTGGAGAAGCAGGATAACAGTAAGGCTTTGCCGCAAGAAGGCGGTAATGAGATCTTGTCAGGGAATTCTGGTTTTCCACCAGTGATTGCCATTGCGTTTTCTAATGGTGAGTCTACTGCTCATGTGGCTGCCAGCAAGGAAGAGTTGCCTGGTGTAGATTCTCCCAGAAAAGGGTCCTTGTCAAGGACTTCAAGTCTGCACGAACAATGCAG AGTTTGCCAGCAGGAGAAGGAAGAAGTTCTCATAGATCTTGGATGCAAATGTAAAGGTGGTCTTGCAAAAGCCCACCGCACATGTATAGATACCTGGTTTAGCAGAAGAGGATCCAACAAATGTGAGATATGCCA GGCTGTAGCTGTAAATGTTTCACCTCCAGAATCCCAGCCAAGT TGCTTAATGTTGATATTCTGTTTCTGTGATTTCATGAAGCAGACAAACTACTGGGTATGGAGAATCGACCCTAACTTAAGACCACGAGATCACAATAGG GGTTGTTTTAGTCCACTTTGGGTGGCATTCTCAATTCTTACTGGTGGCCTCTTGTTGGATGTGCTGATATCCATCACCCTTGGTGTCTCTGCCTTACCTGTTAACATAATAATCG GGGTCATTGTTGTGCTCGGACTTGGAACCGCGCTTCGGCTAGCCCTGGACTTCTGCATTAAGTGGAGTTTTAGGAGACCAGTGCAGAGGGCAGATGCCAATGTGAATCACGGGTATCATCCAGCTTTGTAG
- the LOC18095999 gene encoding WAT1-related protein At3g30340 isoform X2 has product MRGLTVWSLSHTGFRFLLFSWVLSATSGKDIKATDLTNQARLLACRGSRPPLTFRILCYLFLSAIVGASLTQYFFLIGIQYTSATFSCAFINMVPVVTFIMALPFKMETVHIKSNSGKAKVLGTLVCVAGAMLLTLIRGAPLFNNSPGQAVTRAMDHSLKLSQTKRAGRWTFGCITLLVGTLLWSGWFVLQSHIGRRYPCQCSSTAIMSFFGAIQSAILCLSTERSLSIWVLKGKIEIITVLYAGIIGSGLCYVGMSWCVKKRGPVFTAAFSPLVQIMAAMLDVPILHEELYLGSLLGSIFVIIGLYILLWGKNKEMQNHATRVAQEAEEIKEQDPPLQVVSTVSCDSRCP; this is encoded by the exons ATGAGGGGATTAACCGTTTGGTCCTTATCACATACCGGCTTTCGATTTCTGCTATTTTCTTGGGTCCTATCGGCTACTTCCGGGAAAG ATATTAAAGCAACAGATCTTACAAATCAAGCTCGCTTGCTTGCTTGCAGGGGTAGCAGACCGCCGCTCACATTTCGCATCTTATGTTACCTGTTCCTCAGTGCGATTGTTGG GGCATCACTGACACAATACTTCTTCCTTATCGGCATTCAATATACATCTGCTACATTTTCATGTGCCTTCATCAACATGGTTCCTGTCGTTACGTTTATAATGGCACTGCCATTCAA AATGGAGACTGTTCATATAAAATCCAATAGCGGAAAAGCCAAAGTACTCGGTACCCTGGTGTGTGTTGCTGGTGCCATGCTGTTGACTCTCATCCGAGGAGCACCATTATTTAACAATTCACCTGGTCAAGCTGTAACTCGAGCCATGGATCATAGCCTAAAGCTGAGCCAAACTAAAAGGGCCGGAAGATGGACCTTTGGTTGTATTACTTTGCTTGTTGGAACGCTGTTGTGGTCTGGTTGGTTTGTGCTTCAATCACATATTGGAAGGAGATACCCCTGCCAATGTTCTAGCACTGCCATTATGTCCTTCTTTGGTGCCATTCAGTCAGCTATTTTATGCTTGTCCACTGAAAGGAGCCTCTCCATATGGGTTCTGAAGgggaaaatagaaattataacTGTCCTGTATGCT GGAATCATAGGATCAGGCTTGTGCTATGTGGGCATGTCATGGTGTGTTAAGAAAAGGGGTCCAGTCTTTACAGCAGCATTCAGTCCCCTAGTTCAGATAATGGCAGCCATGCTTGATGTCCCTATCCTCCATGAGGAACTCTATCTTGGCAG TTTGCTGGGATCCATCTTTGTGATAATTGGCTTGTACATTCTTCTTTGGGGTAAGAACAAAGAAATGCAGAATCACGCAACAAGAGTAGCTCAAGAAGCTGAAGAGATAAAGGAACAAGATCCCCCCTTACAGGTTGTCAGTACTGTCTCTTGTGATTCAAGGTGTCCTTGA
- the LOC18095999 gene encoding WAT1-related protein At3g30340 isoform X1, with amino-acid sequence MAGLKSCDEWKPFIAMITIDFAFSIVNILLKKVLDEGINRLVLITYRLSISAIFLGPIGYFRERGSRPPLTFRILCYLFLSAIVGASLTQYFFLIGIQYTSATFSCAFINMVPVVTFIMALPFKMETVHIKSNSGKAKVLGTLVCVAGAMLLTLIRGAPLFNNSPGQAVTRAMDHSLKLSQTKRAGRWTFGCITLLVGTLLWSGWFVLQSHIGRRYPCQCSSTAIMSFFGAIQSAILCLSTERSLSIWVLKGKIEIITVLYAGIIGSGLCYVGMSWCVKKRGPVFTAAFSPLVQIMAAMLDVPILHEELYLGSLLGSIFVIIGLYILLWGKNKEMQNHATRVAQEAEEIKEQDPPLQVVSTVSCDSRCP; translated from the exons ATGGCTGGTTTGAAGAGCTGTGATGAATGGAAACCTTTCATAGCAATGATAACAATTGATTTTGCTTTTTCCATTGTGAATATTCTTCTCAAGAAAGTCCTTGATGAGGGGATTAACCGTTTGGTCCTTATCACATACCGGCTTTCGATTTCTGCTATTTTCTTGGGTCCTATCGGCTACTTCCGGGAAAG GGGTAGCAGACCGCCGCTCACATTTCGCATCTTATGTTACCTGTTCCTCAGTGCGATTGTTGG GGCATCACTGACACAATACTTCTTCCTTATCGGCATTCAATATACATCTGCTACATTTTCATGTGCCTTCATCAACATGGTTCCTGTCGTTACGTTTATAATGGCACTGCCATTCAA AATGGAGACTGTTCATATAAAATCCAATAGCGGAAAAGCCAAAGTACTCGGTACCCTGGTGTGTGTTGCTGGTGCCATGCTGTTGACTCTCATCCGAGGAGCACCATTATTTAACAATTCACCTGGTCAAGCTGTAACTCGAGCCATGGATCATAGCCTAAAGCTGAGCCAAACTAAAAGGGCCGGAAGATGGACCTTTGGTTGTATTACTTTGCTTGTTGGAACGCTGTTGTGGTCTGGTTGGTTTGTGCTTCAATCACATATTGGAAGGAGATACCCCTGCCAATGTTCTAGCACTGCCATTATGTCCTTCTTTGGTGCCATTCAGTCAGCTATTTTATGCTTGTCCACTGAAAGGAGCCTCTCCATATGGGTTCTGAAGgggaaaatagaaattataacTGTCCTGTATGCT GGAATCATAGGATCAGGCTTGTGCTATGTGGGCATGTCATGGTGTGTTAAGAAAAGGGGTCCAGTCTTTACAGCAGCATTCAGTCCCCTAGTTCAGATAATGGCAGCCATGCTTGATGTCCCTATCCTCCATGAGGAACTCTATCTTGGCAG TTTGCTGGGATCCATCTTTGTGATAATTGGCTTGTACATTCTTCTTTGGGGTAAGAACAAAGAAATGCAGAATCACGCAACAAGAGTAGCTCAAGAAGCTGAAGAGATAAAGGAACAAGATCCCCCCTTACAGGTTGTCAGTACTGTCTCTTGTGATTCAAGGTGTCCTTGA